A DNA window from Arachis duranensis cultivar V14167 chromosome 3, aradu.V14167.gnm2.J7QH, whole genome shotgun sequence contains the following coding sequences:
- the LOC107478626 gene encoding uncharacterized protein LOC107478626 → MKDVSSSDPVVIGAYLYHTAEGKKGGRPIQQSASGFYKEVLRITLVTRHRTEKFGLQNRESSLEYMAIRKSHITSFLVGYSLCRCTCQPCTKSRLMYVHLGTWVKLVTQPWPASTDTVIFHRVFWMFSPCVEAFKHCKPLISIDGTHLYGKYSGTLLMARAQDSNANILPIAFAVVEGETKEAWSFFLSYLREHVKPQPGVLVISDRHKSIDGALNAEGSLWKPPYVFQAFCTRHITANFMTHFRNKDLKKWAQHLDEGRRFGHMTTNISECINAVMKGCRNLPIMALVKSIYFRLGELFARKGSEALAQLQVGAKFSQALMKAIEFNSKHVNTMNVYQFDRSRTNFTIKELAAVPGSKQQNYQVLLDEDKCDCGYFQALHIPCHHMLAACSHARLDWKRFVHPVYRMESVFNVYKSEFRPIGHEDD, encoded by the exons ATGAAAGATGTATCTAGTTCGGATCCGGTTGTAATTGGAGCATACTTATATCATACCGCCGAAGGTAAGAAAGGTGGGAG GCCGATCCAACAATCAGCATCAGGGTTCTACAAGGAGGTGTTGAGAATCACTTTAGTTACAAGGCATCGTACAGAAAAGTTTGGCTTGCAAAACAGAGAGTCATCGCTAGAATATATGGCGATTAGGAAGAGTCATATAACGAGCTTCCTCGTTGGTTATTCGCTATGCAGATGTACTTGCCAG CCGTGTACAAAAAGCCGACTAATGTATGTCCATTTAGGTACTTGGGTGAAACTAGTGACACAGCCGTGGCCTGCCTCCACCGACACTGTAATATTTCATCGGGTCTTTTGGATGTTTTCACCGTGTGTTGAGGCCTTCAAGCATTGTAAGCCACTTATCTCTATTGATGGCACCCACTTATATGGTAAATACAGTGGAACTTTGCTGATGGCCAGAGCACAAGACAGCAATGCAAACATTCTGCCCATTGCATTCGCAGTTGTTGAGGGTGAGACAAAGGAGGCGTGGTCGTTCTTTCTTTCGTACTTACGGGAGCATGTTAAACCACAACCAGgagtgttagtgatttcagacaGACACAAGTCCATTGATGGAGCACTGAATGCCGAAGGGAGTTTATGGAAACCGCCTTATGTCTTCCAAGCGTTTTGTACAAGACATATTACAGCCAACTTCATGACCCACTTTAGGAACAAAGACTTGAAGAAG TGGGCACAGCATCTTGATGAGGGACGTCGATTTGGTCACATGACGACCAATATCTCTGAGTGCATTAATGCTGTTATGAAGGGTTGCCGCAATTTGCCAATCATGGCTCTTGTTAAGTCAATTTATTTTCGTTTGGGTGAACTTTTTGCAAGGAAGGGTTCCGAGGCACTGGCCCAACTTCAGGTCGGTGCTAAATTCTCACAGGCATTGATGAAGGCCATAGAATTCAACTCGAAGCACGTAAACACTATGAATGTTTACCAGTTTGATCGGTCCAGGACAAACTTCACCATTAAAGAGTTAGCGGCAGTTCCGGGATCCAAACAACAGAATTATCAGGTACTGCTTGATGAGGACAAGTGTGATTGTGGGTATTTTCAGGCTCTTCATATTCCTTGTCATCACATGCTTGCAGCTTGCTCTCATGCAAGGCTTGATTGGAAGCGGTTTGTTCACCCTGTGTACCGCATGGAGTCAGTCTTCAATGTTTACAAATCAGAGTTTCGACCAATAGGACACGAGGATGACTAG